A stretch of Dasypus novemcinctus isolate mDasNov1 chromosome 14, mDasNov1.1.hap2, whole genome shotgun sequence DNA encodes these proteins:
- the MSC gene encoding musculin: MSTGSVSDPEEMDLQGLQRGYTVPASKRPPLHSAERSYASPSDNSSAEEEDPDGEEERCALGAAGGAGGGKRKRPRVAAGGGAGGGASGGGGKKPLPPKGSAAECKQSQRNAANARERARMRVLSKAFSRLKTSLPWVPPDTKLSKLDTLRLASSYIAHLRQLLQEDRYENGYVHPVNLTWPFVVSGRPDSDAKEVSAASRLCGTTA; encoded by the exons ATGTCCACCGGCTCGGTGAGCGACCCCGAGGAGATGGATCTGCAGGGGCTGCAGCGGGGGTACACGGTCCCCGCCTCCAAGAGGCCGCCCCTCCACAGCGCCGAGCGCAGCTACGCCTCGCCCAGTGACAACTCATCGGCCGAAGAGGAGGACCCCGACGGCGAGGAGGAGCGATGCGCACTGGGCGCggccggcggcgcgggaggcggcAAGAGGAAGAGGCCCCGTGTGGCTGCGGGTGGCGGCGCAGGCGGCGGCgcgagcggcggcggcggcaagAAGCCCCTCCCGCCCAAGGGCTCCGCCGCGGAGTGCAAACAGTCGCAGCGGAACGCGGCCAACGCCCGCGAGCGCGCCCGGATGCGCGTGCTGAGCAAAGCCTTCTCCAGGCTCAAGACCAGCCTGCCCTGGGTGCCCCCCGACACCAAGCTCTCCAAGCTGGACACGCTGCGGCTGGCCTCCAGTTACATCGCGCACCTGCGGCAGCTGCTGCAGGAGGACCGCTACGAGAACGGCTATGTGCACCCCGTGAACCTG ACTTGGCCATTCGTGGTCTCCGGACGACCCGACTCTGACGCCAAAGAAGTTTCCGCAGCCAGTAGACTATGTGGAACCACTGCCTAG